In Mycolicibacterium mucogenicum DSM 44124, the following are encoded in one genomic region:
- a CDS encoding DUF7373 family lipoprotein, which translates to MRGLVSCGAVVAVALLAAGCGGGSTQSSPATSSAKPATSTTPPPPPIVAPAQLKPGNYPTKPHEPYGTAGAPGAGARLEAQQLAGYVVGPWQVDSTLIEPYLSTYFVLDEPGLLAQFGPENIATAAGRHNFIDGFASARESAAKTVLINGVLRFASPADATAAAGDMNAAALQVKIRGAEPKTVAIPEHPDALASTYDVDSRGTKVTTVRSFTAHGPYVLTQLAQSTAGPDPAIALVARATGAQVTAIEPFKPAAELPTVPIDPTGLLALTLQTESPRNSQNAVYSGTGALHFQSDPVASSKVFQDNGVTAFARGKTSVYRAKDPVSAVNVANTFGKEVSVDGTETADPVPSLTLSRCILLANPKQFYCVAPAGDYAIEARGAELKDVHEQVAAQYILLTAKP; encoded by the coding sequence ATGCGGGGTCTGGTCAGCTGTGGAGCGGTGGTCGCGGTGGCGCTGCTGGCCGCGGGCTGTGGTGGCGGATCGACACAGTCGAGCCCGGCCACGTCATCCGCGAAGCCGGCGACGTCGACGACACCGCCGCCACCGCCGATCGTCGCCCCGGCGCAGCTGAAGCCGGGGAACTACCCGACCAAGCCGCATGAGCCCTACGGCACCGCGGGTGCCCCCGGGGCCGGCGCCAGGCTCGAGGCGCAACAGCTGGCCGGCTACGTGGTGGGACCCTGGCAGGTCGACAGCACGCTCATCGAGCCTTATCTGTCAACGTATTTCGTGCTCGACGAGCCCGGTCTGCTGGCCCAGTTCGGGCCCGAGAACATCGCGACCGCAGCCGGCAGGCACAACTTCATCGATGGGTTCGCCTCGGCGCGGGAGTCTGCGGCCAAGACGGTGCTGATCAACGGCGTACTGCGCTTTGCGTCGCCCGCTGATGCCACTGCCGCGGCCGGCGATATGAACGCGGCAGCCCTCCAGGTCAAGATCCGCGGCGCAGAGCCGAAAACCGTTGCCATCCCGGAGCATCCGGATGCGCTGGCGTCGACGTACGACGTCGACTCCCGCGGCACGAAGGTGACCACCGTGCGGTCCTTCACCGCGCACGGCCCCTATGTCCTGACGCAACTGGCGCAGTCAACAGCCGGCCCTGATCCGGCCATCGCGTTGGTGGCCAGGGCGACAGGCGCCCAGGTCACCGCGATCGAGCCCTTCAAACCCGCGGCAGAGTTGCCGACCGTGCCGATCGATCCGACCGGGCTCCTGGCCTTGACGCTGCAGACCGAATCGCCACGCAATTCGCAGAACGCCGTCTACTCCGGCACCGGGGCCCTGCACTTCCAGAGCGACCCGGTCGCGTCGAGCAAGGTGTTCCAAGACAACGGGGTGACAGCGTTCGCGCGCGGCAAGACGAGCGTGTATCGGGCCAAGGACCCGGTGTCGGCGGTGAACGTGGCGAACACCTTCGGCAAAGAGGTGTCGGTGGACGGCACCGAGACCGCCGATCCGGTGCCGTCGCTGACGCTCAGCCGCTGCATCCTGCTGGCCAACCCGAAGCAGTTCTACTGTGTTGCGCCGGCAGGCGACTATGCCATCGAGGCGCGGGGCGCCGAGTTGAAGGATGTGCACGAACAGGTTGCCGCCCAATACATCCTGTTGACGGCTAAGCCTTAG
- a CDS encoding alpha-keto acid decarboxylase family protein produces the protein MPEYTVGDYLLDRLAELGVTEIFGVPGDFNLELLDHVIAHRDVRWVGSANELNAGYAADGYGRLRGMAALITTFGVGELSAANAIAGSYAEHVPVVHIVGTPSIDVQGSRRVIHHSLGDGDFDHFHRIAREITCAQAKLVPATATREIDRVLSEVHERKLPGYLMLATDVARFPVEPPTGPLPRYTSGTSPRALSLFTAAAARLIGEHQLTVLADLLVHRLEAVPQLEALLAADVVPHATLMWGKSLVDESAPEFLGIYAGTSSQESVRRAIEEAPVLVTAGVQFTDMVSASFTQQIDPARTIDIGPNQSTVAGEVFAPLDMSAALEAITSILTARPTRSPAVPQPVPDAPDPVLEPDQPLTQKALWDKVCGALTPGNVVLAEQGTSYYGMARHRLPSGVAFIGQPLWASIGYTLPAALGAGLAERDRRPVLLIGDGAAQLTIQELGQFGREGVPAVVILVNNDGYTVERAIHGPAAPYNDIVTWRWRDIPAALGIPNPLSHRATTCGELDAALADAAAHPDDLVFIEAVVTELDVPPLLEELAAAIAKANKAAGS, from the coding sequence ATGCCCGAGTACACCGTCGGTGACTACCTGCTGGACCGGCTCGCTGAACTGGGTGTGACCGAGATTTTCGGTGTACCAGGTGATTTCAACCTGGAACTGCTCGATCATGTGATCGCGCACCGGGATGTCCGGTGGGTCGGCAGCGCCAACGAACTCAACGCCGGCTACGCCGCCGACGGCTACGGCCGGCTGCGCGGCATGGCGGCGCTCATCACCACATTCGGCGTCGGCGAGTTGTCCGCGGCGAACGCGATCGCGGGCAGTTACGCCGAGCATGTCCCAGTGGTGCACATCGTCGGCACGCCGTCCATCGACGTGCAAGGCTCGCGCCGGGTGATCCACCACTCGCTCGGTGATGGCGACTTCGACCACTTTCACCGCATCGCCCGCGAAATCACCTGCGCACAAGCCAAACTCGTGCCGGCCACCGCCACCCGCGAGATCGACCGGGTGCTGTCCGAGGTGCATGAGCGCAAGCTGCCCGGCTACCTGATGCTGGCCACCGATGTCGCCCGGTTCCCCGTTGAACCGCCGACCGGACCGTTGCCGCGCTACACCAGCGGCACGAGCCCGCGGGCGCTCTCGCTGTTCACCGCGGCAGCCGCTCGTCTGATCGGCGAGCACCAGCTGACGGTGCTGGCCGACCTGCTGGTGCACCGACTGGAAGCCGTCCCGCAGCTGGAGGCACTGCTGGCGGCCGACGTCGTGCCGCACGCCACGCTGATGTGGGGCAAGAGCCTGGTCGATGAATCCGCACCGGAGTTCCTCGGCATCTATGCGGGTACCTCCAGCCAGGAGTCGGTTCGCCGGGCCATTGAAGAGGCCCCGGTGCTGGTGACCGCCGGGGTTCAGTTCACCGACATGGTGAGCGCATCGTTCACGCAGCAGATCGACCCCGCGCGGACCATCGACATCGGACCCAACCAGAGCACCGTGGCCGGCGAAGTCTTTGCGCCACTGGACATGTCGGCGGCGCTCGAAGCGATCACGAGCATCCTGACGGCCCGGCCCACCCGGTCGCCCGCGGTCCCGCAGCCGGTGCCCGACGCACCCGACCCGGTGCTCGAACCGGATCAGCCGCTCACCCAGAAGGCACTGTGGGACAAGGTCTGTGGTGCCCTCACCCCGGGCAATGTGGTCCTGGCCGAGCAGGGGACGTCGTACTACGGCATGGCCCGGCACCGGCTACCCAGCGGCGTGGCGTTCATCGGCCAGCCGTTGTGGGCCTCCATCGGCTACACGCTGCCGGCCGCCCTGGGTGCGGGCCTGGCGGAGCGGGACCGTCGTCCGGTGTTGCTGATCGGCGACGGCGCCGCGCAACTCACGATCCAGGAACTCGGCCAGTTCGGCCGCGAGGGTGTGCCCGCGGTGGTGATCCTGGTGAACAACGACGGCTACACCGTCGAACGCGCGATCCACGGTCCGGCCGCGCCGTACAACGACATCGTGACCTGGCGGTGGCGCGACATTCCGGCAGCCCTCGGCATCCCAAACCCGTTGTCCCACCGGGCGACAACCTGTGGTGAGTTGGACGCCGCACTGGCCGACGCGGCTGCCCATCCGGACGACCTCGTCTTCATCGAAGCCGTCGTGACCGAACTGGATGTGCCACCGCTGCTGGAAGAGCTCGCCGCGGCCATCGCGAAGGCCAACAAGGCCGCCGGTAGCTGA